The genomic interval CTCGCGCTATGGAGCTCCGCCTGCTCGGCGTCGGCGGGGCGTCGCCTCCCGCGCCACCCGAGAGCCCTCGGCCGGCGACGGCCGGGCCCGCAGAGCCCGCGCCGCCCGCCTCGCTGCTCTTCCTGGGCCGCCAAGGCTGGGAGCGGCACGCCGCTCCGGGCGGCGCCGGAGCGGAGGGCACCGACGCCTTCCTGCTGCCGGCCGGAGACGCCGCCGATCCCGGCAGGCCCGCGGTGCTGCTGCGCGACGCCGCGGGCGGGCTGACGCTGCACGACCCCGCCGCGGGCGGAGGCGGCGACGCCGGGGCCTGGGCGAGGCGCAGCCTCGGCACGAGCCCGCCGCTGATCGCCGCGCCGCTGCCGCTGGACGGCGGGGCGGTGCTGCTGTTCGGCGGCGAGGCGGACGCGGGAGCCTCCGCGGAGATCCTCCGCCCGGCCGCGCCCAAACCGCGCCTCCCGCTTGCCGACGCGGAGCCCGCACTCGCCGCGGAGGGCCCGCTCGCGGGGGCCTTCGCCGGCAACGGCCGCTGGTGGCTGGCGCGGGAGGCCGATCCGCCTCCCGCCGGCGCCGCCGCGCCCGCGTGGCTGCGCTGGGCCGCCGAGGCGCCGGCCGAGGAGGGGCTCTCGCTCGTGCCCGTCTCCGCGGAGGGCACCCCGGGCACGCCGCGGGCGGTGGGCGTCAGCCGCAACCCCGCCGGCGGCATCGCGGCCGACTTCCCGCTGCTGCTGCTCGTGCTGATGGTCGCGACGATGGCGACCTTCCTCTTCTGGCGGCGGGACCCCAGGAAGCAGGAGCTGCGGCTCGGTCCCGATCAGCGGCTTGCCACGACGCCGACGCGGCTCGCCGCCGCCGCGATTGACCTCCTTCCGGGCCTGCTGCTGGCGTGGCTGGCCTTCGGTTCCACGGCCGAGTCGCTCTTCGCCCACTGGCCCGGCCTCGGGCGGCCCAGCACGCCGCTGCAGACGCTCCCGCCGCTGCTCGTCGTGGGCGTCACCACGCTGCACACCGGCCTCGCCGAGGCGGTGACCGGGCGGTCGCTCGGGAAGCTGCTGCTGCGGCTGCGGGTGGCCGATCTCGCCGGCGGCCGCGTGGGCTTCGGCCGGGCCCTGCTGCGCATGGCCATGAAGCCCGTCGACCTGCTCGCCGTGCTGCTGCTGGTGCTCCCGCTGATCAATCCGCACCGCCAGCGCTTGTGCGATTTGGTCGCGGGCACGGTGGTGCTGGGGCCGGCGGGCTCCGACGCGGACCGGGGCGCGTCGCCGGGGCCGTGACGCTGCGTTGGCTCCGGCGACGGCCCGGCCCCGGTGGCGCGGCCGGCGGGCTCGCGATCCGGCCGTCATCGGGGCTGCCGCCGCGAGGGCGAGCCCCGGACGCTGGGTCGGGCGTCGGCGTCAGCCCGCCGCCGACGCCTCCCCGAGCACGTCTTCGCGCTGCAGCCGGGCCATCAATTCCGGCAGCAGCCGGTCCAGGTCCGCCGCGTGCTCGGTCGCGATCTCCGCGGCCGGCGTCAGGTCCACCGGCCGGTGCAGCCGCTGCGCGAAGTGCCCCGACATCTGCCCGAAGGTCGCGAGCAAGCCCGCCCGGCTCGCGTACCGCAGCAGCCAGCCCTGCCGCAGCATGCGGCGGCACGCGGCCCGCATGCGCGGCGGCATGTGGCCGCGGCCGGCGTAGAGCCCGCCGTGGTAGCGGCGGATCGCTTCCTCCAGCGGCAGCGGGTGCAGCCCGGGCCACGCCCGGCACAGCGCGGCGTCGAGGCAGACGTCCGCGGCGATGCCGGCGAACCGGCCCAGCCGCGGGCGGAAGAACGCGGCCGCCTCGAGGAAGGCGGGGTGGGCGTCCGTCGCCCGGTCGATGCGGCGGTGCCGCCGCACCTGCGAGCAGACGGCCGGCGGCAGGCCAAGCGGCAGCGGCCCGCGGACCAGGTCGGGCATCAACGCGCCCACCAGCGCAGCCGGCTCCGCCACGCCGCGGGGCCGGGCCAGGTACAGGTGCGCGAGGAAGTTCACCGGCCCGCAGTGTGGCCGGTGGAGCGGCCGCGTGGGCCGCCGATGGGACGGCGGGCCCGCGGTCGGCTAAAACCTAGACGCACGCGCGGCCCAGCGCGGCGCGGCCACGCCGCGCCGGGCCGCTTCCGGTCCCCGTCCTCCGGGCGGTCGGCCCCCCCACCCCGACGGAAACGCCATGCCCGACGTGAGCTTTGACGGACATGCCTTCCTCGTGGAGCGTCGCCGGGTCTTCCTCGTCGGCGGCACGGTGCACCACGCCGCCAGCCCCGCCGCCGAGTGGCCGCGCCGGCTCGCCGCCGCGCGTCGCGCCGGCCTCAACTGCATCGAGACCGCG from Phycisphaera mikurensis NBRC 102666 carries:
- a CDS encoding RDD family protein; this encodes MPAAPSRPSPLPAPAPGVRRRRAVGGLVRRIPLLLLAAWLPLAVVAAEAADALGGAGGVYGGEARVWRVGPGAKAQTIRIDTGPLPGAGEAATLRRATALRGRVAAAASGPGGRSLWLVLGGGAVRELTAAPPAASGRFAPRIDLRPAADLPAGERAVALLAVEDGLWVLTRPADAAATAGGAAAEPEAAAVASGPASEAAPAGDAAEPATRSRAMELRLLGVGGASPPAPPESPRPATAGPAEPAPPASLLFLGRQGWERHAAPGGAGAEGTDAFLLPAGDAADPGRPAVLLRDAAGGLTLHDPAAGGGGDAGAWARRSLGTSPPLIAAPLPLDGGAVLLFGGEADAGASAEILRPAAPKPRLPLADAEPALAAEGPLAGAFAGNGRWWLAREADPPPAGAAAPAWLRWAAEAPAEEGLSLVPVSAEGTPGTPRAVGVSRNPAGGIAADFPLLLLVLMVATMATFLFWRRDPRKQELRLGPDQRLATTPTRLAAAAIDLLPGLLLAWLAFGSTAESLFAHWPGLGRPSTPLQTLPPLLVVGVTTLHTGLAEAVTGRSLGKLLLRLRVADLAGGRVGFGRALLRMAMKPVDLLAVLLLVLPLINPHRQRLCDLVAGTVVLGPAGSDADRGASPGP
- a CDS encoding ACP phosphodiesterase: MNFLAHLYLARPRGVAEPAALVGALMPDLVRGPLPLGLPPAVCSQVRRHRRIDRATDAHPAFLEAAAFFRPRLGRFAGIAADVCLDAALCRAWPGLHPLPLEEAIRRYHGGLYAGRGHMPPRMRAACRRMLRQGWLLRYASRAGLLATFGQMSGHFAQRLHRPVDLTPAAEIATEHAADLDRLLPELMARLQREDVLGEASAAG